One genomic region from Erythrobacter mangrovi encodes:
- a CDS encoding heavy-metal-associated domain-containing protein has protein sequence MTTFTVNGMNCASCVHRVTSAVQELDPEAMVAVDLAGKTVQTDASASLEAIKSAIENAGYEAVPA, from the coding sequence ATGACTACTTTCACTGTGAACGGGATGAACTGCGCTTCCTGTGTACATCGAGTAACCAGTGCGGTGCAGGAGCTCGATCCTGAAGCGATGGTCGCCGTCGATCTTGCCGGCAAGACCGTCCAGACAGATGCCTCGGCCAGTCTCGAAGCGATCAAATCGGCTATCGAGAATGCCGGATATGAAGCCGTTCCGGCCTGA
- a CDS encoding GNAT family N-acetyltransferase — MIETERLLLRRWKDSDLAPFSEMGQDPEVMRHFPKLLSREECEVMIRDRFEAHFDRHGFGLWAVERTDDHSFIGFVGLGHVAFACPIEGQVEIGWRLARSAWGHGFAYEAASAAMKFGFGVLELGSIVAMTVTGNERSQHLMGKLGMTRAPELDFDHPWIEEGHLVRPQIVYRKEAPAR; from the coding sequence ATGATTGAGACTGAAAGACTCTTGCTGCGGCGGTGGAAGGACAGCGACCTCGCTCCATTCAGCGAAATGGGGCAGGACCCTGAAGTGATGCGGCATTTTCCCAAGCTTCTCTCCCGCGAGGAATGCGAGGTGATGATCAGGGACAGGTTTGAGGCGCATTTCGATCGACACGGTTTTGGCCTGTGGGCGGTCGAACGAACCGACGACCATTCGTTCATCGGCTTTGTGGGTCTGGGGCACGTCGCGTTCGCCTGCCCGATCGAAGGCCAGGTCGAGATTGGCTGGCGGCTTGCGAGGAGCGCATGGGGCCACGGTTTCGCGTATGAGGCCGCATCAGCAGCGATGAAGTTCGGCTTTGGGGTGCTGGAACTCGGGAGTATCGTCGCGATGACCGTGACAGGAAACGAGCGCTCGCAACACCTCATGGGCAAGCTCGGCATGACAAGGGCGCCGGAGCTCGACTTCGACCATCCCTGGATCGAGGAAGGGCATTTGGTGCGCCCACAGATCGTCTATCGCAAGGAGGCTCCGGCCCGATAG
- a CDS encoding antibiotic biosynthesis monooxygenase family protein: protein MTIARIWKATVIEGRAPEYETFARDISLPMFRQQDGFEGVAMMRNGNECTVLTFWRDEEAIRRLDQSESYLATVNSILAVGFLESTEDAVLSSLHLAELGPMSDR from the coding sequence ATGACCATTGCTCGAATCTGGAAGGCCACGGTGATCGAGGGACGAGCCCCCGAGTACGAGACATTCGCACGCGACATCTCGTTGCCGATGTTCCGCCAGCAGGACGGCTTCGAAGGCGTGGCGATGATGCGCAACGGGAATGAATGCACGGTTCTGACCTTCTGGCGCGACGAAGAGGCGATCCGGCGGTTGGATCAGTCGGAATCCTATCTCGCGACGGTCAATTCGATCCTGGCAGTTGGCTTCCTGGAAAGTACAGAAGACGCCGTGCTTTCCAGCCTGCACCTGGCCGAACTGGGCCCGATGTCGGACCGCTGA
- a CDS encoding FAD-dependent oxidoreductase, giving the protein MSKDVRPIKVAIIGGGCASMTTAWELSRPDHGGKYEVTVYQEGWRLGGKGASGRGASGRIEEHGLHIWLGFYDNSFRMMRQCHAELAARGMGDIYGDWRDAWTPKNDIALCSQSPEGGFTHWRAHLPPRPGLPGDPLPRDAGFSLTHYLASAFDLFRALLLDTSVNGHGVATASESTGDPDQLARRLASMVKFGSFATTAGLAQMLGLLASLSRSATPDNAEAMLGGVEKVCSSLRQWLEDRWLADSENRYLWEIADLTLATIVGMTRHRVWFDPRGLDAIEDYECREFLHMHGASLRSLQSPFIRGLYDLSMGYENGDMTRPSLSAGQGLRGTMRTFFSYRGAFMWKMRAGMGDVVFAPLYTAMKERGVRFEFFHRLTNMGMASDGDHVDSLTFDIQAKTKRGREYRPLVPVAGKPCWPSAPDFGQLAGGATMASEGWNFESHWDRRRVGTRTLALGQDFDLVVLGVGIGAVPYVASDFVERDPRWKAMCDNVKTVASQAFQVWMDEDLGELGWPGPAYITGAFAKPFDTWCDMAHVVPEEGWKQLPKTSVYFCAVLPDPADPPDENDRGYPARRAAEVRANAEEFLQGPVREVWPRAYDAKGDFRWEILKTETEGQTTLKGKARFESQYWRANVNPSDRYVIHTPGSHRYRISPLDMTYDNLTICGDWTDSGFSSGCVEGAVMSGLLAAHALCGSPKLEDITAYDHP; this is encoded by the coding sequence TTGAGCAAGGACGTCCGTCCGATCAAGGTCGCCATCATCGGCGGCGGATGCGCTTCGATGACGACGGCGTGGGAACTTTCTCGACCGGACCATGGGGGCAAGTACGAAGTAACAGTCTACCAGGAAGGCTGGCGGCTGGGAGGCAAGGGCGCGTCTGGCCGTGGTGCCAGCGGGCGGATTGAAGAACACGGCCTGCACATCTGGCTCGGCTTTTACGACAACAGCTTTCGCATGATGCGCCAATGCCATGCCGAACTGGCGGCCAGGGGCATGGGTGACATCTACGGCGACTGGCGCGATGCGTGGACGCCGAAAAACGATATCGCGTTGTGTTCACAATCCCCCGAGGGCGGCTTCACCCATTGGCGTGCACACCTTCCTCCTCGCCCCGGCCTGCCCGGAGATCCCCTGCCGCGGGACGCCGGGTTTTCGCTGACTCACTACCTGGCAAGCGCGTTCGACCTGTTCCGCGCGCTATTGCTGGATACGAGCGTGAACGGGCACGGCGTTGCCACCGCCAGCGAATCAACTGGCGATCCGGACCAGTTGGCACGCAGACTCGCCTCGATGGTCAAATTCGGCTCATTTGCTACTACGGCGGGACTTGCCCAGATGCTGGGATTGCTCGCTTCGCTAAGCCGTTCGGCCACGCCCGACAATGCAGAGGCCATGCTGGGCGGGGTGGAGAAGGTTTGCAGTTCACTGAGGCAATGGCTCGAGGACAGGTGGCTGGCCGACAGTGAGAATCGTTATCTTTGGGAGATCGCGGACCTTACCCTGGCAACCATCGTAGGCATGACGCGTCACAGGGTCTGGTTCGATCCGCGCGGACTCGATGCGATCGAGGACTACGAGTGCAGAGAGTTCCTGCACATGCACGGTGCCTCGTTGCGCTCGTTACAATCGCCCTTCATCCGCGGCCTCTACGATCTCTCGATGGGCTATGAGAATGGTGACATGACCCGGCCCTCGCTGTCGGCGGGTCAGGGGCTGCGCGGCACCATGCGGACGTTCTTCAGTTATCGCGGTGCTTTCATGTGGAAGATGCGCGCCGGGATGGGCGATGTCGTCTTCGCGCCTCTCTACACCGCCATGAAGGAACGTGGCGTCAGGTTCGAGTTCTTCCACCGGCTGACCAACATGGGCATGGCGAGCGATGGCGACCACGTCGACAGCCTGACTTTCGACATTCAGGCGAAGACGAAGCGGGGACGCGAGTACCGTCCGCTAGTGCCCGTCGCGGGTAAACCCTGCTGGCCGTCAGCGCCGGACTTCGGCCAGCTCGCGGGTGGCGCGACGATGGCGAGTGAAGGCTGGAATTTCGAATCGCACTGGGATCGACGCCGGGTCGGCACCAGGACCCTCGCACTGGGGCAGGATTTCGATCTGGTCGTGTTGGGAGTGGGCATCGGTGCCGTGCCCTACGTGGCAAGCGATTTCGTGGAACGCGACCCACGCTGGAAGGCGATGTGCGACAATGTGAAGACCGTCGCGTCGCAGGCGTTCCAGGTGTGGATGGACGAAGATCTTGGTGAACTCGGCTGGCCGGGACCAGCCTATATCACCGGCGCGTTCGCCAAACCCTTCGATACCTGGTGCGACATGGCCCATGTGGTGCCGGAGGAGGGCTGGAAGCAGTTGCCGAAGACTTCGGTCTATTTCTGCGCTGTACTGCCCGACCCGGCTGATCCGCCGGACGAGAACGATCGCGGCTATCCTGCAAGGCGCGCCGCCGAAGTTCGCGCCAATGCGGAAGAGTTCCTGCAAGGACCCGTACGCGAGGTCTGGCCACGGGCCTACGACGCCAAGGGCGATTTCCGATGGGAGATTCTGAAGACGGAAACTGAAGGCCAGACGACGCTCAAGGGCAAGGCGCGGTTCGAGAGCCAGTATTGGCGCGCCAACGTCAACCCTTCGGACCGGTACGTCATCCACACGCCGGGCAGCCACCGGTATCGGATTTCGCCGCTCGACATGACTTACGACAATTTGACAATCTGCGGAGACTGGACCGATAGTGGGTTCAGCTCGGGTTGCGTCGAAGGGGCCGTTATGTCCGGCCTGCTTGCCGCGCATGCACTTTGTGGTTCACCAAAGCTCGAGGATATCACGGCCTATGACCACCCCTGA